A part of Paraliobacillus zengyii genomic DNA contains:
- a CDS encoding glycoside hydrolase family 13 protein, with translation MNKKWWKEAVAYQIYPRSFMDSNGDGIGDIQGAIQKLDYLKNLGIDVIWMSPIYQSPNDDNGYDISDYQDIMDEFGTMEDFDQLLEETHKRGMKIIMDLVINHTSDEHPWFIESRSSKNNAYRDYYIWKKGENGKEPNNWESIFNGSAWEYDEKTNEYFMHVFSRKQPDLNWENKAVRDELYKMVNWWLDKGIDGFRVDAISHIKKTEGYPDMPNPNKLTYVPSFKGHMNRPGIDTFLSEFAEKTLHHYDIMTVGEANGVKVEDADQWVGETKGYFNMIFQFEHLDLWGKGSSNGLDIHAFKETLTKWQTGLDGVGWNALFLENHDQPRSVSTWGNDTNLRQTSAKALATLYFLMQGTPFIYQGQEIGMTNVQFDSIDEYNDIAIKNLYKKERKEGKSHQKVMEVIWKSGRDNSRTPMQWSSANNAGFTTGKPWLKVNPNYADINVEQNLEDPNSIYHYYKKLITLRRSSETLLYGSYDLIGEEHDYVYAYTRTHDDNTVLITVNLFESETTITLPDEFKNKERSLLLSNYKVQESNTTTLSLQPYEARVYQLK, from the coding sequence ATGAATAAGAAGTGGTGGAAAGAAGCAGTAGCCTATCAGATTTATCCAAGAAGCTTTATGGATTCAAATGGTGATGGGATTGGAGATATCCAAGGTGCCATTCAAAAGCTTGATTATTTAAAAAATCTTGGTATTGATGTAATCTGGATGAGTCCAATTTACCAATCACCAAATGATGATAATGGTTACGACATAAGTGATTATCAGGATATTATGGATGAGTTTGGGACAATGGAAGATTTTGATCAATTACTAGAAGAGACACATAAACGAGGGATGAAAATCATTATGGACTTAGTGATAAACCATACATCTGATGAACATCCATGGTTTATTGAATCGCGTTCTTCTAAAAATAATGCCTATCGTGATTATTATATATGGAAAAAAGGTGAAAACGGGAAAGAACCAAATAATTGGGAGTCGATTTTTAATGGATCTGCCTGGGAGTATGATGAAAAAACAAATGAATATTTTATGCATGTATTCTCTAGAAAACAGCCAGATTTAAATTGGGAGAATAAAGCGGTAAGAGATGAATTATACAAGATGGTAAATTGGTGGTTGGATAAAGGTATAGACGGTTTTAGAGTCGATGCCATCTCCCACATAAAAAAAACAGAAGGGTATCCTGATATGCCTAACCCGAATAAGTTAACATATGTACCATCATTTAAAGGACATATGAATCGACCAGGTATTGATACATTTCTTAGTGAATTTGCAGAAAAGACACTCCATCATTATGACATTATGACTGTCGGCGAAGCGAATGGTGTGAAAGTAGAAGACGCTGATCAGTGGGTTGGAGAAACTAAAGGTTACTTTAATATGATTTTTCAATTTGAACATTTAGATTTATGGGGAAAAGGTTCATCGAATGGACTAGATATTCATGCATTTAAAGAAACACTAACCAAATGGCAAACTGGTCTTGATGGAGTTGGATGGAATGCGCTATTTCTAGAAAACCATGATCAGCCAAGATCAGTCTCCACATGGGGAAATGATACTAATTTGCGTCAAACTTCAGCAAAGGCTTTGGCAACCTTATATTTCCTCATGCAAGGCACGCCATTTATCTATCAAGGACAAGAAATAGGCATGACAAATGTTCAATTTGATTCAATTGATGAGTATAACGATATCGCAATAAAAAATCTCTATAAAAAAGAACGAAAAGAAGGGAAATCGCATCAGAAAGTAATGGAAGTGATTTGGAAGAGTGGTCGTGATAATTCGCGGACACCGATGCAATGGTCAAGCGCGAATAATGCTGGTTTTACAACAGGCAAACCATGGCTCAAAGTTAACCCGAATTATGCTGACATAAATGTCGAACAAAACTTAGAAGATCCGAACTCCATCTATCATTATTACAAGAAATTGATCACACTACGACGATCTAGTGAGACGTTACTATATGGTAGCTATGATTTAATAGGAGAAGAACATGACTACGTGTATGCATACACAAGAACACACGATGATAATACCGTATTGATTACAGTGAATTTATTTGAAAGTGAAACAACGATCACGTTACCAGATGAATTTAAAAATAAAGAACGGTCATTATTGCTTAGTAATTATAAGGTTCAGGAAAGCAATACTACAACCTTATCATTACAACCTTACGAAGCGAGAGTGTATCAATTAAAGTAA
- a CDS encoding glycoside hydrolase family 13 protein has product MPKQWWKEAVVYQIYPRSFNDSNKDGIGDLKGITEKLDYLAKLGIEVIWLSPVYQSPNDDNGYDISDYRAIMDEFGTLEDFDEMVTEAHKRSIKIMMDLVVNHTSDEHEWFASSRSSKDSAFRDYYIWKPAKKDGMPPTNWGAAFGGSVWQYDEKSNAYYLHLFSKKQPDLNWENKDVRHEVYSVMTYWLDRGVDGFRMDVINMISKDQQYPEGEMVETGYSDGSPYYLNGPRIHEFLQEMNQQVLSKYDTITVGEMPGVNAEQARLYTGENRNELNMVFHFEHVDIGSGKFGKWTPQPWQLTELKTIFSRWQEGLERDGWNSLYWSNHDQPRAISRFANDSEEYREVSGKMLATCLHMLKGTPYIYQGEEIGMTNVAFETIDSYRDIETINAYLDYTKKDLLSEQEMIQAIHARSRDNARTPMQWSNALNAGFTEGKPWIPLNPNYPFINADKAQSDSNSIFYYYQQLIALRKKHPVIVHGKYELLLDDDEQIYAYTRKWKEDTLLVICNFSSESVSFHLPKHISFNEKNILLANYDVSEKDPIENITLKAYEARVYNLR; this is encoded by the coding sequence ATGCCTAAACAATGGTGGAAAGAAGCAGTAGTTTATCAAATTTACCCAAGAAGTTTTAACGACAGTAATAAAGATGGTATTGGTGATTTAAAAGGTATTACAGAGAAACTTGATTATCTTGCAAAACTAGGCATTGAGGTGATTTGGTTATCTCCGGTATATCAATCACCAAATGATGATAATGGTTACGATATTAGTGATTATCGTGCCATCATGGATGAATTCGGTACACTGGAAGATTTTGATGAAATGGTAACGGAAGCTCACAAACGCTCTATAAAAATCATGATGGATCTCGTTGTTAATCATACATCGGATGAACACGAATGGTTTGCCTCTTCACGTTCATCAAAAGACAGCGCTTTCCGTGATTATTATATTTGGAAACCGGCTAAGAAGGATGGAATGCCACCAACAAATTGGGGTGCAGCATTCGGAGGCAGTGTGTGGCAATATGATGAGAAATCGAATGCATACTATCTTCATCTATTTAGTAAAAAACAACCAGATTTAAATTGGGAAAACAAAGATGTCCGTCATGAAGTGTATAGCGTAATGACCTACTGGTTGGATCGTGGTGTAGATGGGTTCCGAATGGACGTTATAAATATGATCTCTAAAGATCAACAGTACCCAGAAGGAGAAATGGTAGAGACTGGTTATAGTGATGGCTCACCATACTATTTGAATGGGCCTCGGATTCATGAATTTTTACAAGAAATGAATCAACAAGTATTAAGTAAATATGACACGATTACGGTAGGTGAGATGCCTGGCGTTAATGCTGAACAAGCACGTTTGTATACTGGTGAGAATCGAAATGAACTAAATATGGTTTTTCATTTTGAACACGTAGATATAGGAAGTGGGAAGTTTGGTAAATGGACGCCACAACCATGGCAACTAACTGAATTGAAAACAATCTTTTCGCGATGGCAAGAAGGTTTAGAAAGAGATGGTTGGAACAGTTTATATTGGAGTAATCATGATCAACCACGAGCTATTTCGAGATTTGCGAATGACTCTGAGGAGTATCGTGAGGTCTCAGGTAAAATGTTGGCAACCTGTTTGCATATGCTAAAAGGTACACCCTATATATATCAAGGGGAAGAGATTGGAATGACGAATGTTGCGTTCGAAACAATTGATTCATACCGTGATATTGAAACAATAAATGCCTATCTAGATTACACAAAGAAAGATCTATTAAGTGAACAAGAAATGATTCAAGCAATTCATGCACGTAGTCGTGATAATGCACGGACGCCAATGCAATGGTCGAATGCGTTAAATGCTGGATTCACCGAAGGGAAACCATGGATTCCGCTTAATCCAAACTATCCATTTATTAATGCGGATAAAGCACAATCAGATTCGAATTCTATTTTTTATTATTACCAACAATTAATAGCATTACGAAAAAAACATCCAGTTATTGTCCATGGCAAATATGAATTATTACTCGATGATGATGAACAAATCTATGCCTATACAAGAAAATGGAAGGAAGACACGTTACTTGTTATCTGTAATTTTTCTAGTGAGTCCGTAAGCTTTCATCTTCCAAAGCACATATCATTTAATGAGAAAAATATATTACTAGCAAACTATGATGTAAGTGAAAAAGATCCAATAGAGAACATTACTTTAAAAGCCTACGAAGCACGAGTGTACAACTTAAGATAA
- a CDS encoding YesL family protein, translating into MNTMMSGLFRITEWIMRFSVVNLLWLAFNLPIVLLLVSAIYTEGAFPYFFYIPIIILAPFLFFPATTAMFAMVRDWIMEQEQKSLISSYWKYYQTNYKNSLISGLVLTLIWTVLIVDFYFFQQTNVILFFTFILFGIVLYVYTLIFFAVLVHYDIALKAVFKNSFLLTLGSPILFLAVLVTSVIILYVSINGLLFLFLFFTGSLIAFITFSAFYRLYMNLSK; encoded by the coding sequence ATGAATACAATGATGAGCGGACTTTTCAGAATAACGGAATGGATTATGCGATTTTCGGTCGTAAATCTATTATGGCTAGCCTTTAATTTGCCAATTGTTTTGTTACTAGTAAGTGCAATCTATACAGAAGGAGCCTTTCCGTACTTCTTTTATATACCAATCATAATCCTCGCGCCATTTCTTTTCTTTCCAGCAACAACAGCGATGTTTGCAATGGTAAGAGATTGGATTATGGAACAAGAACAAAAATCTCTTATTAGTAGCTATTGGAAGTATTATCAGACAAATTATAAAAACAGTTTGATTAGTGGTTTAGTATTAACGTTGATTTGGACGGTCCTAATTGTTGACTTTTATTTCTTCCAGCAGACAAATGTTATTTTATTTTTCACATTTATCTTATTTGGGATTGTTTTATATGTCTATACACTTATCTTTTTCGCAGTACTTGTGCACTATGACATTGCGTTAAAAGCAGTGTTTAAAAATTCCTTTTTACTCACATTAGGCAGTCCAATTCTTTTTCTTGCGGTACTAGTTACCAGTGTAATTATTTTATATGTAAGTATTAATGGCTTACTTTTTTTATTTCTATTCTTTACTGGTAGTTTGATCGCTTTTATTACCTTCTCAGCATTTTACCGTCTATATATGAATTTGAGTAAATAA
- a CDS encoding carbohydrate ABC transporter permease, with translation MRNRDLAFWLFLTPVLLGLGLVVIVPLIYGTIYSFTNWNGLTADKFVGLEHYINLFQDKGFLNSIWFTIKFSVVTVFLLNFFGLSLALLVTRKLKSANFLRTIFFMPNLIGGLILGFIWQFIFVSVFDDVGQLLGVESLQGWLATTATGFWGLVILTVWQMSGYIMIIYIAYLQNIPNELIESSKIDGANSFQRFRSITFPLVAPAFTVSMFLTLSTSFKMYDQNLSLTNGGPFESTQMVAMNIVRTAFGANEMAYGQAKAVVFFIIVAVISLTQVYYNKKREVDM, from the coding sequence ATGCGAAATCGTGATCTAGCTTTTTGGTTATTTTTAACACCTGTTTTATTAGGGTTAGGTTTAGTGGTAATTGTTCCATTGATTTATGGTACGATATACTCCTTTACGAATTGGAATGGTTTAACAGCTGATAAATTTGTTGGATTAGAACATTACATTAATCTATTTCAAGATAAAGGTTTTTTAAACTCGATTTGGTTCACGATAAAGTTTTCGGTTGTAACGGTATTTTTACTTAATTTTTTTGGTTTAAGCTTAGCATTACTTGTAACACGAAAACTAAAGTCTGCTAATTTTTTACGAACAATCTTTTTTATGCCTAACTTAATTGGTGGTTTAATACTAGGTTTTATCTGGCAGTTTATTTTCGTTAGTGTATTTGATGATGTCGGACAATTATTAGGAGTTGAAAGTTTACAAGGTTGGCTAGCGACAACTGCTACCGGTTTTTGGGGCTTAGTTATTTTAACTGTATGGCAAATGTCTGGTTATATTATGATTATTTACATTGCTTATTTACAAAACATTCCAAATGAATTAATCGAATCCTCTAAGATAGATGGTGCAAATAGTTTCCAACGTTTCAGAAGTATTACGTTTCCATTAGTTGCTCCAGCTTTTACAGTTAGTATGTTCTTGACACTATCAACATCATTTAAAATGTATGATCAAAACTTATCATTAACAAATGGTGGACCATTCGAATCAACGCAAATGGTAGCGATGAATATTGTTCGGACAGCATTTGGAGCTAATGAAATGGCTTATGGACAGGCTAAAGCAGTCGTATTCTTCATTATTGTAGCGGTAATTTCATTAACACAAGTGTATTACAACAAGAAACGGGAGGTTGACATGTAA
- a CDS encoding carbohydrate ABC transporter permease, with translation MKQQKLSVYIYLFLGFITSVIWIYPFYLVIVNSFKTKGEIFTNTLGLPNDGTVANYPEAFIQLDFVRSFLNSVFITGFSILLIVIFSSMAAYALSRRKTKTSTLIYFLFAILMLVPFQAIMIPLVSIFGSFDMLNRFGISIMYLGLGSSLAVFLFFGALRGIPTSLDEAAIIDGCNRFQVYRYIILPMLRPTTVTVIVLNAIWFWNDYLLPSIVINKEGMYTIPLKTFYFFGEYSTQWHLALAALVLAIIPIIILYMFLQKYIIKGIADGAVK, from the coding sequence ATGAAACAGCAGAAGCTATCTGTATATATCTATTTATTTCTAGGCTTTATAACTTCAGTAATTTGGATTTATCCGTTTTATTTAGTGATCGTCAACTCCTTTAAAACAAAAGGAGAAATCTTCACGAATACGTTAGGACTACCTAATGACGGAACTGTAGCCAATTATCCTGAAGCTTTTATACAACTCGATTTCGTAAGAAGCTTTTTAAACTCTGTTTTTATAACAGGTTTTAGTATATTGTTAATTGTTATTTTCTCTTCTATGGCAGCATATGCACTATCTAGAAGGAAAACGAAAACGAGTACACTTATTTACTTTTTGTTTGCAATCTTGATGTTGGTCCCATTCCAAGCAATTATGATTCCCTTAGTATCCATTTTTGGTTCTTTCGATATGTTAAATCGTTTTGGAATTTCCATTATGTACTTAGGGCTAGGGTCTAGTTTAGCTGTTTTCCTCTTCTTTGGGGCTCTAAGGGGTATTCCAACCTCTCTTGATGAAGCAGCTATTATTGATGGATGTAATAGATTTCAAGTATATCGCTATATCATCCTCCCCATGTTACGTCCAACAACGGTAACGGTTATCGTACTAAATGCAATTTGGTTTTGGAATGATTATCTCTTACCATCCATAGTAATAAATAAAGAAGGAATGTATACGATTCCTTTGAAAACTTTTTATTTCTTTGGTGAGTATTCAACACAATGGCATTTAGCATTAGCTGCGTTAGTGTTAGCGATTATTCCAATAATTATCTTATATATGTTCTTACAAAAGTACATTATTAAAGGTATAGCTGATGGTGCTGTTAAATAA
- a CDS encoding carbohydrate ABC transporter permease: MTFKKSSYWMFLIPCLLAITLVIIIPFIQGIYYSFTEYNGFQVAAFIGLDNYTRLISDGQFWDSMLFTAGFSIASVIGINALGLGFALLVTQKFSKITSTLFRTIYFMPNLIGGIILGFIWQFIFLKAFASIGEITGIDAFNGWLSDTNTGFWGLVILFVWQMSGYIMVIYISFLNNVPEELLEASTIDGANAWQKFWKIKFPLVAPAFTISMFLTLSNAFKVYDQNMALTAGGPFSSTEMATMNIYNTAFKIQEMGYAQAKAVIFLVIITIISVLQIYITRKREVDL, translated from the coding sequence GTGACTTTCAAAAAAAGTTCTTATTGGATGTTTTTAATTCCTTGTTTATTAGCAATTACACTTGTCATAATCATCCCGTTTATTCAAGGTATCTACTACTCTTTCACAGAATATAACGGTTTTCAAGTTGCTGCCTTTATTGGATTAGACAACTATACAAGATTAATAAGCGATGGACAATTCTGGGATAGTATGCTATTTACAGCAGGGTTTTCAATAGCATCTGTAATTGGTATTAACGCACTAGGACTTGGTTTTGCATTATTAGTTACACAAAAGTTCAGCAAAATCACTAGTACCTTATTCAGAACTATTTACTTTATGCCAAATCTAATAGGTGGCATCATTTTAGGTTTTATCTGGCAGTTTATCTTTTTAAAAGCTTTTGCGAGTATAGGAGAAATTACAGGAATTGATGCCTTTAATGGATGGTTATCAGATACAAATACCGGCTTTTGGGGTTTAGTTATCTTATTTGTATGGCAAATGAGTGGCTATATAATGGTTATTTATATATCGTTTTTGAATAATGTGCCAGAAGAATTATTAGAAGCTTCCACGATTGATGGTGCGAATGCTTGGCAGAAATTTTGGAAGATTAAATTTCCTTTAGTTGCACCAGCATTCACAATTAGTATGTTCTTGACACTTTCAAATGCCTTTAAAGTGTATGATCAAAATATGGCACTAACTGCTGGTGGGCCTTTTAGCTCGACCGAAATGGCGACAATGAACATTTATAATACAGCTTTTAAAATTCAGGAAATGGGTTATGCCCAAGCTAAAGCTGTTATCTTTTTGGTGATTATTACAATAATATCTGTCTTACAAATTTATATTACACGTAAAAGAGAGGTCGATTTGTAA
- a CDS encoding LacI family DNA-binding transcriptional regulator, whose amino-acid sequence MAVTIKDVAKEANVATSTVSRVISDSPNISEKTKRKVRKVMEEMGYYINLNARVLVQQSTQNIGIVMKNSTIESLHDPFFPVVLQGISSYANKQDFSISITTGDTEEAILHDVEKMVQGKRVDGMVVTYSKENDKVVPYLLKCGIPFVVVGKPVVHTNEIMYVNNDNVLAAKDATEHLIKLGHEKIAFIGGDNEFEVSISRLRGYQETMQLHALKLNESYVKEAPSSDCIERIVTELLALPDRPTAIIGTDDLTSLHIMSVLRKKHVHVPEDISLISFNNTMVAQLSNPSLTSIDTNVFQLGYEAARCLIEEIKERSTYAKSVIIPTKIEIRDSTAPI is encoded by the coding sequence ATGGCAGTTACAATAAAAGATGTAGCTAAAGAGGCGAATGTGGCAACTTCAACGGTTTCACGTGTTATTTCAGATAGTCCTAATATTAGTGAAAAAACAAAGCGAAAAGTACGCAAAGTAATGGAGGAAATGGGTTACTATATTAATTTAAACGCGCGTGTTTTAGTACAACAGTCTACACAAAACATTGGAATTGTGATGAAAAACTCAACGATTGAGTCCTTGCATGATCCATTCTTTCCAGTAGTGTTACAAGGTATTAGTTCTTATGCGAACAAGCAAGACTTTAGTATTAGTATAACTACCGGTGATACCGAAGAAGCGATTTTACATGATGTAGAGAAGATGGTGCAAGGGAAACGTGTAGATGGCATGGTGGTTACTTATTCGAAAGAGAATGATAAGGTAGTACCCTATTTATTAAAATGTGGAATTCCCTTTGTAGTAGTTGGTAAGCCAGTTGTACACACAAACGAAATCATGTACGTCAATAATGATAATGTTCTAGCAGCAAAAGATGCGACAGAACACCTTATAAAATTAGGACATGAAAAAATAGCCTTTATTGGTGGAGATAATGAATTCGAAGTTTCCATTTCAAGATTAAGAGGTTACCAAGAAACAATGCAATTACATGCACTCAAGCTGAATGAATCATACGTTAAAGAAGCGCCAAGTTCGGATTGCATAGAAAGAATTGTTACTGAATTGTTAGCATTGCCAGATCGGCCAACCGCTATTATAGGAACAGATGATTTAACTTCGTTGCATATTATGTCTGTATTAAGAAAAAAGCATGTCCATGTTCCAGAAGACATTAGTTTGATTAGCTTTAATAATACGATGGTTGCACAATTATCGAACCCTAGTTTAACATCAATTGATACGAATGTTTTTCAACTTGGCTATGAAGCGGCGCGTTGTCTAATTGAGGAGATTAAAGAACGGTCAACCTATGCAAAAAGTGTCATTATACCAACTAAGATAGAGATAAGAGATTCCACTGCACCTATTTAA
- a CDS encoding carbohydrate ABC transporter permease: MKHKRKKYLGEIVAVLLGLIWLSPFYLMLVNAFKSKREIFTDVLGLPEGLETTNFVEAFVDLDFINSLMNSLIVTGVSIAIIVFFSSMAGYALARNKSKLSGLILLLFVGAMLIPFQSVMIPLVALFGKVELLNRFGLVFMYLGFGSSLSIFLYHGAMTGISRSLDEAAIIDGANKFQTFRYIIFPLLKPISMTVGILNVIWIWNDYLLPSLVLSESNATIPLKMFYFFGQYTKQWHLALAGLTIAIIPVVIGYFFAQKQIIAGVAEGAVK; the protein is encoded by the coding sequence ATGAAGCATAAGAGAAAAAAATATCTTGGAGAAATAGTAGCAGTATTACTTGGTTTAATCTGGCTTTCCCCGTTTTATTTAATGCTTGTTAATGCATTTAAATCAAAAAGAGAAATCTTTACTGATGTTTTAGGTTTACCAGAAGGTCTAGAAACAACCAACTTTGTTGAGGCGTTTGTTGATTTAGACTTTATTAACTCCTTAATGAATTCGTTAATTGTGACAGGTGTAAGTATTGCCATTATTGTGTTTTTCTCTTCTATGGCAGGTTATGCTTTAGCGCGAAATAAAAGTAAACTAAGTGGACTGATTTTGCTTCTTTTTGTTGGTGCGATGTTAATCCCGTTCCAATCTGTAATGATTCCATTGGTTGCACTATTTGGGAAGGTTGAATTGCTAAATCGCTTTGGACTCGTTTTCATGTACTTGGGTTTTGGTTCTAGTTTATCTATTTTCTTATACCATGGTGCAATGACTGGAATTTCACGCTCACTAGATGAGGCAGCGATTATCGATGGTGCAAATAAATTCCAAACATTTCGTTATATTATCTTTCCGTTATTAAAACCAATCTCGATGACAGTTGGTATTTTAAATGTCATATGGATCTGGAATGACTATCTCTTACCATCTCTTGTGTTAAGTGAGAGTAATGCGACGATCCCATTGAAAATGTTCTATTTCTTTGGTCAGTATACAAAACAATGGCATTTAGCCTTAGCTGGTTTAACGATTGCTATTATTCCAGTAGTTATTGGTTATTTCTTCGCACAGAAACAAATCATTGCAGGAGTAGCAGAGGGTGCTGTAAAATAA
- a CDS encoding ABC transporter substrate-binding protein: MKNKKFLFLSLAFVLSILLAACGSEDSSSGDTETAEGDKVSIEIFQGKVEFKDQFEDLVAKYEEENPNVSITVETVGGGTDYAPVLKSAFSSGDAPDIFNVTGPQDVIDYKEYLTDLSDTAAAQAALEGTLTAVTDGDQILGLPFNQEGYGLVYNKRIFEEAGVNAEEILTFEDLEEAVKTIDGMKEELGIEGVFALPGKEAWVMGDHLANAFLAPEFNNDIMEAFNAETVTFERGDEMKRFLDLQAEYSVGPVLSLDYSQQVEENFSLERVAMIQQGNWVYPSVQQMDEELAQNIGMLPIPVEGLEGRLPVGVPNNWAVNNEGSEAEIQASKDFLDWMYTSEEGKRAVLEDFKFIPAYEGYDTEMISDPLSKDVYTYSEAGNTIGWIFGGYPSNPWGTDVMGSNMQRYLADDMTWEEVVEDSIAKWEEKR; encoded by the coding sequence ATGAAGAACAAAAAATTTCTGTTTTTATCTCTAGCTTTCGTATTAAGTATTTTGCTAGCTGCTTGCGGGTCCGAAGATAGTAGTTCTGGTGACACGGAAACAGCAGAAGGAGATAAAGTAAGTATTGAGATATTCCAAGGGAAAGTAGAGTTTAAAGATCAATTCGAAGATTTAGTCGCTAAGTATGAAGAAGAAAACCCAAATGTTTCAATTACAGTTGAAACTGTAGGTGGGGGAACTGATTATGCGCCAGTGCTAAAGTCAGCATTTTCTTCGGGTGATGCACCAGATATTTTTAATGTTACTGGTCCACAGGATGTAATCGATTATAAAGAATACTTAACAGACCTTTCTGATACAGCAGCAGCTCAGGCCGCTCTTGAGGGTACACTGACGGCAGTTACAGATGGTGATCAAATTCTTGGCTTACCATTTAATCAAGAAGGCTATGGTTTAGTTTATAATAAACGAATTTTTGAAGAAGCAGGTGTTAATGCAGAGGAGATACTCACTTTTGAAGATTTAGAAGAGGCTGTCAAAACAATCGATGGTATGAAAGAAGAACTAGGCATAGAAGGTGTGTTTGCATTACCTGGTAAAGAAGCATGGGTTATGGGTGATCATTTAGCAAATGCGTTTTTAGCACCTGAATTTAATAATGATATTATGGAAGCGTTTAATGCTGAAACAGTAACATTTGAAAGAGGAGATGAAATGAAGCGTTTCCTTGATTTACAAGCTGAATATTCTGTTGGACCTGTTTTAAGTCTAGATTATTCACAACAAGTCGAAGAGAACTTTTCGCTTGAACGTGTAGCGATGATTCAACAAGGTAACTGGGTTTACCCATCTGTCCAACAAATGGATGAAGAGTTAGCGCAAAACATTGGTATGTTACCAATTCCAGTTGAGGGATTAGAGGGACGCCTTCCAGTTGGCGTACCAAATAACTGGGCAGTTAATAATGAAGGTTCAGAAGCGGAAATTCAAGCATCTAAGGATTTCTTAGATTGGATGTATACATCTGAAGAAGGAAAGAGAGCAGTATTAGAAGACTTTAAATTCATTCCAGCTTATGAAGGTTATGATACAGAGATGATCTCAGATCCACTTTCAAAAGACGTCTATACGTATTCTGAAGCAGGTAATACAATTGGATGGATCTTCGGCGGATATCCAAGTAATCCATGGGGTACAGACGTAATGGGATCAAACATGCAACGTTATTTAGCTGATGACATGACATGGGAAGAAGTAGTAGAAGATTCGATTGCTAAATGGGAAGAAAAGAGATAG